The region ATGAATCAATCTTGCAAGTGTAATGAGACAAACTTGTGTAGCAAACATAGATCCAGGACAAGCCCTTCTCCCTAACCCAAAAGGTAGGTACTCAAAATTATGACCTTCATAAAGTTCtccatttttttcattaataaacCTTTCGGGTGAAAATTTCTCTGCCTCTAACCAAATACTTGGATCTCTATGTAATTTCCACACATTTGCAAAGACACGTGTCCCTTTTGGAACATTATAGCCTTGAATGTAACAATCTTTTGTTGCTTCGTGGGGTACTAATAGTGGACCTGGGGGGTATAACCTCAATGTTTCTTTCATAATTGCTTGTAAATAAACTAAGTTTTTTATGTCTGATGATTCTACCCTTCTTTTCTTACCTATGTGATGGTTAATTTCTTCTTGTGCACGCTTTAAAGCATTTGTATTGTTCAATAATATGGCTAGGATCCATGTCATTGTTGTTGATGTTGTGTCTGACCCGGCTAACATAAGATTCTGAATATCAAAAGTTCAATTGTtgactaataataaaatattaataattttgttaagtTATTATCATTTCTTATTAATGAAACAGAGGTGTTCTGTCTTTTTCTGATCCAATTATCTaaggaaaataatttaatttagagttgaaaataactaattttaatcATAGACCAAGTGTATACTGCAAATTTAGCTATTTGGTTGTAATTGTTGtgagtttaattttaataagttCATGTTATtacttgtaaaaaaaacatataaacaatcttaaaatgaagaacattaaaaatttaagaactaagaaaaaaaaaacataccaTAATATTTGCCTTGATGATAGTATCACGATCATGACCAGAAGAAGGATCATCTTCAATCACAGACAACATAACATCAATGAAATCATGTTTTTCATTGACACCATCATCAATCTTCTGAACATGTTCATCAACCCATCTTCCAACAACTTTATCCAAATCTCTACCAACCCTTTTCATAGATTTAAGCACTTGTCCTTCAAAACCAAACCAGCCAATAATTGGAATCAAATCCGAAGGAACAAACTCACCAGAAATATGCATAAACTCTTTTATAAGTTTCACAATACCATGTGCTTCTACATCATCCACATCTTGCAAATACTCAAAATACCTTTTCCCACTAATCATCTTTGtaattatattaaatgttaatttttccAACCATTTACTAATCACAACAGCTTTAGTTACCTTATTATTGTCCTTAACATATAACCAAAGATCGTTAACCAAAGTATCGATCTCCGATTCGTAAAGATGTCTCAACGATTCGATACGG is a window of Cicer arietinum cultivar CDC Frontier isolate Library 1 unplaced genomic scaffold, Cicar.CDCFrontier_v2.0 Ca_scaffold_5516_v2.0, whole genome shotgun sequence DNA encoding:
- the LOC101508040 gene encoding cytochrome P450 CYP82J17-like, with the translated sequence MEYFPSQQTTIVLAIALVVLYNIWRIKKHSNNKLKGKQPPQPSYALPFIGHLHLLGNQTPLARIFASFADKYGPIFQIYLGSYPALVISNQESIKECFTTNDKILASRPKSSHGIYLGYNYAGFGFAPYGTYFTKLRKLTMLELLSSRRIESLRHLYESEIDTLVNDLWLYVKDNNKVTKAVVISKWLEKLTFNIITKMISGKRYFEYLQDVDDVEAHGIVKLIKEFMHISGEFVPSDLIPIIGWFGFEGQVLKSMKRVGRDLDKVVGRWVDEHVQKIDDGVNEKHDFIDVMLSVIEDDPSSGHDRDTIIKANIMNLMLAGSDTTSTTMTWILAILLNNTNALKRAQEEINHHIGKKRRVESSDIKNLVYLQAIMKETLRLYPPGPLLVPHEATKDCYIQGYNVPKGTRVFANVWKLHRDPSIWLEAEKFSPERFINEKNGELYEGHNFEYLPFGLGRRACPGSMFATQVCLITLARLIHGFDLEVPMGEDVDMREGLGITLPKLTPLNVILTPRLTYELYN